Proteins co-encoded in one Armatimonadota bacterium genomic window:
- a CDS encoding IreB family regulatory phosphoprotein, with protein sequence MSDVDERERTGVFRGGVTRRNTQEVLLYVYRALEERGYNPVEQIVGYLLSGDPTYITSHGDARKVIRQVDRLALLEELVQAYVDHRLRAPTP encoded by the coding sequence GTGAGCGACGTGGACGAGCGGGAGCGCACCGGGGTCTTTCGGGGCGGCGTCACGCGGCGCAACACCCAGGAGGTCCTGCTCTACGTCTACCGGGCGCTGGAGGAGCGCGGGTACAATCCGGTCGAGCAGATCGTCGGGTACCTCCTGTCGGGCGATCCGACCTACATCACGAGCCATGGCGACGCGCGCAAGGTGATCCGGCAGGTCGACCGGCTGGCCCTGCTGGAGGAGCTAGTCCAGGCCTACGTGGATCACCGGTTGCGCGCGCCCACACCGTAG